From the genome of Bactrocera oleae isolate idBacOlea1 chromosome 2, idBacOlea1, whole genome shotgun sequence, one region includes:
- the mrt gene encoding putative uncharacterized protein DDB_G0277255 — MLMPRLQYHLNGYNPDMSITLSMQHQQQHINQLLNTAATATGIVGDVDALLTPIQNTNTMPRNLWRTNEIMEMLIIMQEIKALELLSVKTIKSDLVFRKVERIMNLRGFRKKSHVQIWTKWKFLKSTYTTSRRNGIIPKMIPQPIYEELHKMLQNANSSCSGRSTSDCGNSTTSLDGDDSNGAIAINCSNGSESKLVISGVEGGYSVGGKSSLDGRVVGPESDEENGLAHPIFGFRLGLVKQEPADTGYECLNVKEKDSTASIQFQTEVKQEATEEDDAPSVSTSPAPQVPSEEQPKHQQPQRQTIPEIMILSRRSTRPSTTINTTTTTSTPNVTSTPKANITASQTQPEAANTSSSTPLPPLRIARFAKIPSSEITTDSNANLPPPPLTMNPTSHTLRLSSAYSSGTYAINGKGNSGNNVLTFTRKLANMNPQTVTITTPGHQTSVNPYIRQPEVVMPDLNVAPVAPHEHRAPQPFYGFPDGPSTSQQAQQQQVQQIEARKRRLKASLMNALPPKRVNRAPETLTKSTSRQANLEFNSQFNDDGLNDSSNEEDNSIYQTHPQHGGDQPSPDNTERNQGYTKVLQDMAISLRQMQREAINEFFKRQMKLAREEHEFQMHQDALLMQAFKEQAHQFQQMSKELLGSAVKLEKRKKRLDKQVQKQFTSNRKVHTRQMQARSGENVKVLLNGVNKAKIEHKGVLEESKKDVKVLMRNIHAQLELTEDDDEDDEQNQYEYDVSEYLQDNATRGMMQKPSEAQDTLEEMKCGEKNNITSDPIQILG; from the exons ATGCTTATGCCAAGACTACAATATCACCTTAACGGTTATAATCCAGACATGAGCATAACATTAAGCatgcaacaccaacaacaacacattaatCAATTATTAAATACGGCAGCGACCGCCACCGGCATTGTAGGCGACGTGGATGCCTTACTTACGCCCATACAGAACACCAACACCATGCCTCGAAATCTCTGGCGCACCAATGAAATCATGGAAATGTTGATTATTATGCAAGAAATAAAAGCACTCGAATTGCTTAGCgttaaaactataaaaagcGATCTAGTATTTCGTAAAGTGGAGAGGATAATGAATTTACGCGGCTTCCGAAAGAAATCACATGTACAAATTTGGACCAAGTGGAAATTTCTCAAATCGACTTACACGACATCTCGTCGCAATGGCATAATACCGAAAATGATACCTCAACCGATCTATGAGGAATTGCACAAAATGCTGCAGAATGCCAATAGCAGCTGCTCAGGGCGTTCGACCAGTGACTGTGGAAACTCAACAACATCACTCGATGGTGACGATTCAAATGGCGCCATAGCAATTAATTGTAGTAATGGTAGTGAAAGCAAGTTGGTTATATCTGGAGTTGAAGGAGGCTATAGTGTCGGGGGTAAAAGTTCATTGGATGGTCGTGTTGTTGGTCCCGAATCAGACGAAGAGAATGGTCTGGCACATCCCATATTTGGTTTTCGTTTGGGACTTGTTAAGCAAGAACCGGCTGATACag GTTATGAATGCTTAAATGTTAAGGAAAAGGATTCAACTGCCAGCATACAGTTCCAAACCGAAGTTAAACAGGAAGCAACAGAAGAGGACGATGCACCGTCAGTATCGACATCACCGGCTCCGCAGGTACCATCCGAAGAGCAGCCAAAACATCAACAGCCTCAACGGCAAACTATACCAGAAATAATGATATTAAGCCGACGCTCTACACGCCCTTCAACCACCATCAACACAACCACTACCACATCAACACCAAATGTTACCAGTACCCCTAAAGCAAACATAACTGCATCCCAAACACAGCCGGAAGCTGCAAACACATCAAGTTCAACGCCGTTACCTCCGCTACGCATAGCTCGCTTCGCTAAGATACCGTCCAGCGAGATTACGACCGATTCAAACGCGAatttgccaccaccaccacttACCATGAATCCAACATCACATACATTACGGCTTAGTAGTGCCTATAGTAGTGGCACATATGCTATTAATGGCAAAGGCAACTCCGGGAACAACGTTTTGACATTTACACGGAAACTAGCCAATATGAATCCACAGACAGTCACGATAACAACTCCAGGACATCAAACTTCCGTAAACCCTTACATACGACAACCAGAAGTTGTAATGCCCGACCTTAATGTAGCACCAGTAGCGCCACATGAACACCGAGCGCCGCAACCATTTTACGGCTTCCCAGATGGACCGTCAACCAGTCAGCaggcacagcaacaacaagttcAACAGATCGAAGCACGAAAGCGACGTTTAAAGGCATCACTCATGAATGCATTGCCGCCAAAGCGTGTTAACCGCGCACCCGAAACGCTTACAAAGTCCACATCGCGACAAGCAAATTTGGAATTTAATAGTCAATTCAACGACGATGGACTTAATGACAGCTCAAATGAGGAAGACAATTCTATATATCAAACACATCCGCAACATGGGGGAGATCAGCCTTCACCAGATAATACCGAGCGGAACCAAGGATATACGAAAGTATTGCAAGATATGGCTATTTCGTTACGTCAAATGCAACGAGAGGCAATCAACGAATTTTTCAAGCGTCAAATGAAACTAGCCCGTGAGGAACACGAATTTCAAATGCATCAAGATGCGCTGCTAATGCAAGCATTCAAGGAACAAGCTCACCAGTTTCAACAGATGAGCAAAGAACTCTTGGGAAGCGCTGTAAAGTTGGAAAAGCGTAAAAAGAGGCTGGATAAACAGGTCCAGAAACAGTTTACGAGTAATAGAAAAGTACATACACGACAAATGCAAGCTCGTTCTGGGGAAAATGTGAAGGTTCTACTCAACGGtgtaaacaaagcaaaaatagaACATAAAGGAGTATTAGAGGAGAGTAAAAAAGACGTGAAAGTACTAATGAGAAATATACACGCACAACTGGAGTTGACTGAGGACGACGATGAGGACGACGAACAAAATCAATACGAGTATGATGTAAGCGAGTATTTGCAAGATAATGCCACTCGTGGTATGATGCAAAAACCAAGTGAAGCGCAGGACACGCTAGAAGAAATGAAATGCGgtgaaaaaaataacattacttcCGATCCCATACAAATACTTGgctaa
- the LOC106617392 gene encoding cysteine-rich hydrophobic domain-containing protein 2: MADFDAIYEDEQLEEHYEDQMVAPVPEPIIIRGAGNMTVFGLSNRFNTEFPSGLVSRVAPEEFKATIGRINGILKKTLPVNVKWLFCGCVCCCCTLGCSLWPVICLSKRTQNTLDKLLEWENSHLYHKLGLHWRLHKQQCDSNSMMEYVLRIEFIPKTPIYRPD, encoded by the exons ATGGCTGACTTTGATGCAATATATGAAGATGAACAACTGGAGGAGCACTATGAAGATCAAATGGTTGCACCCGTCCCAGAACCAATCATCATTCGAGGTGCTGGCAACATGACAGT aTTTGGTTTGAGTAATCGTTTTAATACAGAATTTCCCTCGGGTCTAGTTTCGCGTGTTGCACCTGAAGAATTCAAAGCAACAATCGGACGTATTAACGGcattttaaagaaaacattACCGGTAAACGTGAAATGGCTATTCTGCGGCTGTGTATGCTGTTGTTGTACATTAGGTTGTTCTCTGTGGCCGGTCATTTGTTTGAGCAAACGG ACGCAAAACACACTTGATAAGCTTCTTGAATGGGAGAATAGCCATTTGTATCATAAACTAGGCCTACATTGGCGACTTCATAAGCAACAATGtgattcaaattcgatgatggAGTATGTGCTGCGTATTGAATTTATACCGAAGACACCTATTTATCGTCCGgattaa
- the Rat1 gene encoding 5'-3' exoribonuclease 2 homolog encodes MGVPAFFRWLSKKYACVIVDCVENKNLDPNTGETIYEDATLPNPNGVEFDNLYLDMNGIIHPCTHPEDKPAPKNEDEMMVAIFECIDRLFGIVRPRKLLYMAIDGVAPRAKMNQQRSRRFRAAKETNEKRMEIQKIRDELLVKGYILPPEKTDKEHFDSNCITPGTPFMDRLSKCLHYYIHDRMNTNPAWKGIKVVLSDANVPGEGEHKIMDYIRKQRAQPDHDANTQHVLCGADADLIMLGLATHEPNFTIIREEFLPNKPRPCEICKQYGHEMQKCVGLGNASGSKDESFKPDVAINAEVRFIFVRLSVLREYLKKTLEMPNLPFKYDFERALDDWVFMCFFVGNDFLPHLPSLEIREGAVDRLVELYKKCVYKTGGYLTNSGEVNLQRVQMILTDLGNVEDNIFKERQRREQIFKARQKRQRENEYKAESLSVSSFFQPTAVNRGASNSQPAFNYKEEAVKLRTQNNKGVKRTAAEAGLDNDSDENDNDEVRLYEAGFKNRYYESKFDVGTNNQGFRYSVALQYVRGLCWVLKYYYQGCASWDWYFPYHYAPFASDFVNITGLSTNFDKGTKPFNPLEQLMGVFPAASSSHVPKPWATLMSDPDSPIIDFYPEDFKIDLNGKKFAWQGVALLPFVDERRLFKALEPFYKKLTEEEVRRNKRGDNRLYIGQLHNKFEWMKHQLKSLNSMDKEIKVVLDRMAGSILEAEDNIKISGTLTSPINGLPNIMSNEIITFRFRDPEYDSDFIFPAIRLTNAIDPPNVLNSRPEGQSGHNRPVIGFNRNLPTGHLSAGGHRMVQASLGRNSYNMGGNNRGHYPRGPNPQQNFQSRSGYNNFQNNHGNNFSGGNNYRNNQQNPPRGGHQNNRFQRYNPYGQPNNRF; translated from the coding sequence ATGGGAGTTCCAGCATTTTTTAGATggttaagtaaaaaatatgcatGCGTCATCGTTGATTGTGTAGAAAACAAGAATTTGGATCCGAACACCGGAGAAACAATATACGAAGACGCTACCCTCCCAAATCCTAATGGAGTTGAGTTTGATAATCTATATTTGGATATGAATGGTATTATACATCCATGCACACATCCTGAAGACAAGCCAGCCCCAAAAAATGAGGATGAAATGATGGTAGCAATATTTGAATGTATTGATCGATTGTTTGGCATTGTTCGCccacgaaaattattatatatggcaATTGACGGTGTAGCGCCAAGGGCGAAAATGAATCAACAGCGGTCGCGGCGTTTCAGAGCTGCTAAGGAAACAAATGAAAAGCGAatggaaatacaaaaaattagagaCGAACTTTTAGTCAAGGGATATATACTTCCACCTGAGAAAACTGACAAGGAACACTTCGATTCCAATTGTATAACACCAGGTACACCGTTTATGGACAGATTAAGTAAGTGTTTACATTATTATATCCACGACCGTATGAACACAAACCCAGCTTGGAAAGGAATAAAAGTTGTATTGTCAGATGCGAATGTCCCCGGTGAAGGTGAACACAAAATAATGGACTATATTCGTAAACAAAGGGCTCAGCCAGATCACGATGCCAATACTCAACATGTGCTTTGTGGTGCAGATGCAGATTTGATTATGTTAGGACTTGCTACTCATGAACCGAATTTCACAATTATACGAGAAGAGTTTTTACCAAACAAACCTCGCCCATGTGAGATATGTAAACAATATGGACATGAAATGCAGAAATGTGTAGGACTAGGAAACGCAAGTGGGTCGAAAGATGAAAGCTTTAAGCCGGACGTTGCAATAAACGCTGAAGttagatttatttttgtaaGATTGAGTGTTCTTCGAGAATATCTTAAAAAGACTTTAGAAATGCCAAATTTGCcatttaaatatgattttgagCGCGCTTTGGATGATTGGGTTTTTATGTGCTTCTTTGTTGGAAACGACTTTTTACCACATTTACCAAGTCTTGAAATTAGGGAAGGCGCAGTGGATCGCTTGGtggaattgtataaaaaatgtgtatataagaCTGGGGGTTATTTAACGAATTCAGGTGAAGTCAATCTGCAACGTGTTCAAATGATTCTAACTGATTTGGGTAATGTTGaagataatatatttaaagagaGACAACGACGGGAGCAGATATTTAAGGCAAGACAGAAACGCCAGCGAGAAAATGAATATAAAGCTGAAAGCCTTAGTGTGTCCTCATTTTTTCAACCAACTGCTGTAAATCGAGGTGCATCGAATTCACAACCAGCATTCAACTATAAAGAAGAAGCTGTAAAATTGAGAACTCAAAATAATAAAGGCGTTAAAAGGACAGCTGCAGAAGCAGGTCTTGATAACGATTCTGACGAAAATGACAATGACGAGGTTAGATTGTACGAAGCTGGTTTTAAAAATCGGTATTACGAATCGAAGTTTGATGTTGGTACTAATAATCAAGGCTTTCGATATTCCGTTGCATTGCAATATGTGCGCGGACTTTGCTGggttctaaaatattattatcaagGTTGTGCATCATGGGATTGGTATTTTCCATACCATTACGCACCATTTGCATCCGATTTCGTGAACATTACTGGCTTATCGACCAATTTTGACAAGGGTACAAAACCGTTTAATCCACTAGAACAGTTAATGGGGGTATTTCCCGCCGCCAGTTCTTCTCATGTTCCAAAACCATGGGCAACATTAATGTCTGATCCAGATTCAccaattattgatttttatccCGAGGActttaaaatcgatttaaatggaaaaaagtTTGCTTGGCAAGGAGTAGCTTTACTTCCTTTTGTTGACGAGCGGCGGCTTTTTAAAGCTCTTGAgcctttttataaaaaattaacagagGAGGAAGTCCGGCGAAATAAGAGAGGCGATAATCGTTTATATATTGGACAATTGCATAATAAATTTGAATGGATGAAACATCAATTGAAATCACTTAATTCTATGGACAAAGAAATAAAGGTGGTTTTGGATAGAATGGCTGGAAGTATTTTAGAAGCAgaagataatataaaaatctcAGGCACATTGACATCACCAATAAATGGCTTACCTAATATAATGTCAAACGAGATTATAACCTTCCGTTTTCGGGATCCAGAATATGACAGTGATTTTATTTTTCCTGCCATACGTCTTACTAATGCAATAGACCCACCAAATGTCTTAAACTCTAGACCAGAAGGCCAGTCTGGTCACAATAGACCAGTTATTGGTTTCAATAGAAACCTACCAACTGGACATTTAAGTGCCGGTGGACACAGAATGGTTCAAGCCAGTTTGGGAAGGAACTCTTATAACATGGGTGGAAACAATCGAGGACATTATCCTCGAGGACCAAATCCTCAACAGAATTTTCAATCTAGATCTGGTTACAACAATTTTCAGAACAATCATGGAAACAACTTCTCTGGTGGTAATAATTACAGAAATAACCAACAAAACCCGCCTAGAGGTGGACATCAAAACAATAGATTTCAGAGGTATAATCCATATGGGCAACCCAATAATAGATTTTAA
- the LOC106617402 gene encoding short coiled-coil protein A, with amino-acid sequence MSLIDKLQEPDDNIPLADEDTQVIINDDDPHQHMPNGHSMDSLRSSFTNRSSTPDSSHNSLEVDVSPDEKEEKARLITQVLELQNTLDDLSQRVDSVKEENLKLRSENQVLGQYIENLMSASSVFQSTSPNAKKK; translated from the exons atGTCACTAATCGATAAGTTACAAGAGCCTGATGACAACATCCCATTGGCCGATGAGGATACACAAG taaTAATTAATGATGATGATCCACATCAACATATGCCAAATGGGCATTCGATGGATTCGCTCCGCTCGTCATTTACTAACCGCAGCTCCACTCCTGACTCATCACACAATTCATTAGAAGTAGATGTAAGTCCCGATGAGAAGGAAGAAAAAGCTCGCCTTATTACACAAGTATTGGAACTGCAAAATACTCTTGACGATCTTTCACAGCGTGTTGATTCTGTGAaggaagaaaatttaaaattacgttctgagaatcaagtgcttggacaatacatagaaaatttaatgtcaGCTTCCTCTGTATTCCAGTCAACAAGTCCAAATGCAAAGAAGAAGTAA